One genomic segment of Gemmatimonadota bacterium includes these proteins:
- a CDS encoding zf-HC2 domain-containing protein, with translation MTNQPPLQCVDVVRQLWDYLDGEGDPAAWEAIREHLASCTGCQSHVDFCRGFLAQVAAVPVDPGMVALMRTRIERALGAAGTS, from the coding sequence ATGACCAACCAGCCGCCGCTTCAGTGCGTGGACGTCGTCCGCCAGCTCTGGGACTATCTCGATGGCGAGGGCGACCCGGCGGCCTGGGAGGCCATCAGGGAGCATCTGGCCTCCTGCACCGGGTGCCAGTCGCATGTCGATTTCTGTCGGGGCTTTCTTGCGCAGGTGGCCGCGGTCCCGGTGGACCCCGGGATGGTCGCTCTGATGCGCACCCGCATCGAGCGCGCCCTCGGAGCGGCTGGCACCAGCTGA
- a CDS encoding TlpA family protein disulfide reductase, which produces MNIVRTLAVLTALGTAPLAAQDTGIAVGAMAPGAAVHTLDGTAVNLSTYLGNGPVVIEFWATWCPLCKQLEPALAAAKAKYGDRVTFIGMTVPQNQTPERAKAFVEKNAMKGIFLFDTDGAAYKAYAAPHTSYLVVINQSGKVVYTGVGGSQDLEAALAPLGIGGGKAMMGGQHE; this is translated from the coding sequence ATGAACATCGTTCGCACCCTCGCGGTCCTCACCGCGCTTGGCACCGCGCCGCTCGCCGCGCAGGACACCGGGATCGCCGTCGGCGCCATGGCACCGGGCGCCGCGGTCCACACGCTCGATGGCACCGCCGTGAACTTGTCGACGTACCTCGGCAACGGGCCGGTCGTGATCGAGTTCTGGGCGACGTGGTGTCCGCTCTGCAAGCAGCTGGAGCCCGCCCTTGCCGCCGCGAAGGCGAAGTACGGTGATCGCGTCACCTTCATCGGCATGACGGTGCCGCAGAACCAGACGCCGGAGCGCGCCAAGGCTTTTGTCGAGAAGAATGCGATGAAGGGGATCTTCCTGTTCGACACGGATGGTGCGGCCTACAAGGCGTATGCCGCGCCGCACACGTCGTATCTTGTCGTGATCAACCAGTCCGGGAAGGTGGTCTACACCGGCGTCGGCGGTTCGCAGGACCTGGAGGCTGCGCTGGCGCCGCTCGGCATCGGTGGAGGGAAGGCGATGATGGGTGGCCAGCACGAGTGA
- a CDS encoding TonB-dependent receptor plug domain-containing protein, translated as MRYRISLLFCAAAFSAPQLLKAQAPVVVAGKAHSAAGGAPLAGATVTRRQDGRRTLVSREGNFRIAANEGDWLVVTQIGFAPDSVRVVASTATIQLRPAPIQLSPIVAVTSPLTVERGSQELRDLDLALRPHESSQELLRLVPGLVIAQHGGGGKAEQIFLRGFDADHGTDVSVSVDGTPVNMVSHAHGQGYADLHFLLPEVVGALNVRKGPFDVRDGNLATAGAVAFTTLDRIARASTEVRTGAFNTASARLLVPFGGGPGTFGGYVAGATARTDGPFQAPQGYRRSNAFAKLTAPISGSAELVTSVSAFDATWDASGQIPRRAVTAGTISRFGSIDPTEGGNTSRGDVSVAIRSRGVETPWQIRAYAVRSDFALYSNFTYFLADSVNGDGIVQTESRTLGGVQAEMARPWALLGRSGELTVLAGLRADGVDVALRDQTRRVVRGDRVVSGIAEANYFAAISQAMVLSPRLHATVGLRADLFRQSVVDRTNGDGGIAGARSSGVVSPRLALDAMVGRGVRVTAQVGQGFHSNDARDVVHATRGDGVLPRALGMELGARRTWSGGSVAAALWQTTLESELVFVGDEGVTEASGRTRRIGADLEGRVRLLPGVWADADLNLARGRFRDEPPGADRIPLAPTVTATVGLSLRDRGPLTAGLRVRNIRARRG; from the coding sequence ATGCGGTATCGAATCTCCCTGTTGTTCTGCGCTGCGGCGTTTTCCGCCCCCCAGCTCCTCAAGGCGCAGGCCCCCGTCGTCGTCGCCGGGAAGGCGCACTCGGCGGCGGGCGGCGCCCCGCTCGCCGGAGCGACCGTCACCCGGCGGCAGGATGGTCGGCGCACGCTCGTGTCGCGGGAGGGCAACTTCCGCATCGCGGCCAACGAGGGCGACTGGCTCGTCGTCACGCAGATCGGCTTTGCCCCAGACTCGGTTCGGGTCGTCGCCTCGACGGCGACGATCCAGCTCCGCCCCGCCCCCATCCAGCTCTCGCCGATCGTCGCGGTGACCTCCCCCCTGACGGTCGAGCGCGGCAGCCAGGAACTCCGCGACCTTGATCTCGCACTGCGGCCGCATGAGTCATCACAGGAATTGCTGCGCCTCGTCCCGGGGCTCGTGATCGCCCAGCATGGTGGCGGCGGGAAGGCGGAGCAGATTTTCCTGCGCGGCTTCGATGCCGATCATGGCACCGATGTCTCCGTCTCGGTCGACGGCACTCCCGTCAACATGGTCAGTCATGCGCACGGGCAGGGATACGCCGACCTGCACTTTCTCCTCCCTGAAGTCGTCGGCGCACTCAACGTGCGGAAAGGACCGTTCGACGTCCGCGATGGCAACCTCGCCACTGCCGGGGCCGTCGCCTTCACGACGCTGGATCGCATCGCCCGCGCGAGCACCGAGGTACGCACCGGTGCCTTCAACACCGCGAGCGCTCGACTCCTGGTCCCGTTCGGGGGCGGTCCGGGGACCTTCGGCGGGTATGTCGCCGGCGCCACGGCCCGGACCGACGGCCCCTTCCAGGCGCCGCAGGGCTATCGGCGCTCCAACGCCTTCGCCAAGCTCACGGCCCCGATCAGCGGCAGTGCCGAACTGGTCACCTCGGTGTCGGCGTTCGATGCGACCTGGGATGCCTCGGGGCAGATCCCCAGGCGGGCCGTCACGGCGGGGACGATCTCGCGCTTCGGCTCGATCGATCCAACCGAAGGGGGGAACACCAGTCGCGGTGACGTGTCCGTGGCCATCCGCTCGCGGGGTGTCGAAACGCCGTGGCAGATCCGGGCGTATGCGGTGCGGTCCGACTTCGCGCTCTATTCCAACTTCACCTATTTCCTGGCCGACTCCGTCAACGGTGATGGCATCGTGCAGACGGAGTCGCGCACCCTCGGCGGGGTGCAGGCCGAGATGGCACGGCCATGGGCGCTGTTGGGACGGAGTGGAGAGCTGACGGTGCTCGCCGGGTTGCGCGCCGACGGCGTCGACGTCGCCCTGCGTGACCAGACGAGGCGCGTCGTGCGCGGCGACCGAGTGGTTTCGGGCATTGCGGAGGCGAACTACTTCGCCGCGATCTCCCAGGCGATGGTGCTCAGTCCGCGGCTGCATGCCACCGTTGGCCTGCGCGCCGACCTCTTCCGTCAGTCGGTGGTCGACCGGACCAATGGCGATGGCGGCATCGCGGGAGCGCGCTCCAGCGGTGTGGTCTCGCCGCGGCTTGCGCTCGACGCGATGGTGGGGCGAGGTGTGCGCGTGACGGCGCAGGTCGGGCAGGGATTCCACAGCAACGATGCGCGTGATGTGGTGCACGCCACCCGGGGTGATGGTGTCCTCCCACGGGCGCTCGGCATGGAGCTCGGCGCCCGGCGGACATGGTCGGGCGGCTCGGTCGCCGCGGCGCTCTGGCAGACGACGCTCGAGAGCGAGCTCGTCTTCGTCGGCGACGAGGGGGTCACGGAGGCCAGCGGCCGGACGCGCCGGATCGGTGCGGACCTCGAGGGACGCGTCCGACTCCTGCCAGGGGTCTGGGCCGATGCGGACCTGAACCTGGCGCGGGGACGATTCCGGGACGAACCACCGGGCGCCGATCGGATCCCGCTCGCCCCGACGGTGACGGCCACGGTCGGGCTCTCGCTGCGAGATCGCGGTCCACTGACGGCCGGCCTGCGCGTACGAAACATCCGCGCGCGCCGCGGATGA
- a CDS encoding RNA polymerase sigma factor: protein MSDAFERDLLAHLPDVMRFAGSLERDPDAAADLVQDTYLHGVRGRAGYDPARPLRPWLFAICRNLFLRSRHRARFFVEVEDDATLEVMANMQLHNGVKASGMPDPFLRIDFGPALARAMVQLADPYRVVFALVDVGEHSYQEAADALGLPIGTIRSRLFRARRELQVALIEHARDAGIVRHPSRGVAE, encoded by the coding sequence GTGAGCGACGCGTTTGAGCGTGACCTGTTGGCCCACCTCCCCGACGTGATGCGTTTCGCCGGGTCCCTCGAACGCGACCCCGACGCCGCGGCCGACCTCGTACAGGACACCTACCTGCACGGGGTCCGCGGTCGGGCCGGCTACGATCCGGCGCGCCCGCTCCGGCCGTGGCTCTTCGCCATCTGTCGCAACCTCTTCCTTCGCAGTCGGCATCGAGCCCGCTTCTTCGTCGAGGTCGAGGACGACGCCACGCTCGAAGTGATGGCGAACATGCAGCTGCACAACGGCGTCAAGGCGAGCGGGATGCCCGATCCGTTCCTGAGGATCGACTTCGGCCCTGCGCTGGCGCGGGCCATGGTGCAGCTGGCCGATCCGTATCGCGTCGTCTTCGCTCTCGTCGACGTCGGGGAGCATTCGTACCAGGAGGCGGCCGACGCGCTCGGTCTCCCGATCGGCACCATCCGCTCGCGGCTCTTTCGGGCCCGACGGGAATTGCAGGTCGCCCTCATCGAACACGCCCGGGATGCGGGCATCGTCCGCCACCCGTCGCGGGGAGTCGCCGAATGA